The nucleotide window GCGTGAGCGAGCACGGGAGTGCTTACGCGGAGAGTTCGGTGCGACCCTTGCGACGACGTGCACCAAGGATGGCGCGGCCGGCGCGGGTGCGCATACGAAGACGGAAACCGTGCACCTTCGCGCGACGACGGTTGTTCGGCTGGAACGTTCTCTTGCTCATTGTTCAATCTCCACGTATTGGATCTCCGCAGGCCTAAACGAGCGGCCGGGAAAGAGTGAGGTAGCCCACGGGCTGGGGTCAACTGATTAAAACTACGGCTTCGCTCGCCCGCGGTCAAACTGAAGAGGCCCAAACACACGATTCTGCCCACAGAATTCCCTTTTGCGGTACAGACACGCTGGTGTTTATCAAGCTAATTTGGCCTGACCGCCGGTCATTGACTACCGTGAGGACAAGTTATCCACAGGTTGTGGGTAAACCCTGAGAATCCAGTCGTTATTTGCCCACAGGCGGTGGATAACGTTGTGGATAAATCGTTCCGTTGACATTCTGTGTCGATGTCGATCTGTCCAACTCACGACGGCTCAGCGTCAAGATCAAGATTGTGGGGAACC belongs to Cryobacterium sp. SO2 and includes:
- the rpmH gene encoding 50S ribosomal protein L34, which gives rise to MSKRTFQPNNRRRAKVHGFRLRMRTRAGRAILGARRRKGRTELSA